One part of the Paraglaciecola sp. L3A3 genome encodes these proteins:
- a CDS encoding penicillin acylase family protein, protein MAFSRYLTFPKLILLTILLAGCATEQRPLTELQRLETRAKKVQIIRDNFGIPHIYSNSDANSVFGLLYAQAEDDFKRIEHNYIKAIGRLAEVEGETAIYSDLRARLYMSIEQAKQFYTQAPQPLKDLCDAFADGLNYYLVTHPEVKPVLLNRFEPWMPMFFSEGSIGGDIEQISLQGITDFYGKHSDSPKPQINDIDEPSGSNGFAIAGKLTQSGKPMLLINPHTSFYFRPEVHVVSEEGLNAYGAVTWGQFFVYQGFNQHNGWMHTSTYVDFMDQYIEKIVERGEQIFYVFEGEEKPINVLPITLKYREGESIKSATFKTYSTHHGPVTHMQNKQWITTRINWDPVNALQQSFARTKTKNHAEFRNMMNMRTNSSNNTVYADKKGNIAYYHGNFVPKRNPLFDYSKPVNGSSVMTDWQGIHSVDETITILNPENGWIQNANSTPFTAAGEYSPKKENYPSYMAPDPENFRGVHAVQVLTGQTDFTLNKLIDLAYDPYLPAFAVLIPSLIEAYDQSRRKPIELEPAIEQLRNWDYKVTVDSIAMSLAHYYGTEFVKSGKRLDDFSFMQKIEYYAFETTRAERLGMFAKAVEKLTLDFATWQMPWGEINRLQRLTGDIKITVDDAKPSIAIGMASGQWGALAAFGSRSENGNKKLYGYRGNSFVAAVEFTDKVTAKSLLVGGQSGDPVSKHFDDQAKPYAERQFKDVAFYKEDVLKVAEKIYYPGQN, encoded by the coding sequence ATGGCTTTCTCACGCTACTTAACATTCCCAAAATTGATACTGCTTACAATTTTATTAGCTGGCTGTGCCACTGAGCAGCGACCTCTGACAGAATTACAAAGACTAGAAACTAGAGCGAAAAAGGTGCAGATTATTCGTGATAATTTTGGTATTCCCCACATTTATAGTAATTCTGATGCAAATAGTGTATTTGGCCTGTTATATGCTCAAGCAGAAGACGACTTTAAGCGCATAGAACACAACTATATTAAGGCCATTGGACGCTTGGCTGAAGTAGAAGGCGAGACAGCAATCTACAGCGATTTACGAGCTCGTCTTTATATGTCAATCGAGCAAGCTAAGCAGTTCTATACACAAGCGCCACAACCATTAAAAGACTTATGTGATGCCTTTGCTGATGGCTTAAATTATTATCTAGTCACTCATCCTGAGGTTAAGCCAGTGTTACTTAATCGTTTTGAGCCTTGGATGCCGATGTTTTTTTCTGAAGGTTCTATCGGTGGTGATATCGAACAAATTTCCTTACAGGGTATAACTGATTTTTATGGAAAACATAGCGACAGCCCAAAACCCCAAATCAATGACATAGACGAACCCAGTGGCTCAAATGGTTTTGCCATTGCCGGTAAGCTAACTCAATCAGGCAAACCTATGCTACTGATTAATCCACATACATCCTTTTATTTTCGTCCTGAAGTCCATGTAGTCAGCGAAGAAGGGCTGAATGCCTATGGCGCGGTCACTTGGGGACAGTTTTTTGTCTATCAGGGATTTAATCAACATAATGGCTGGATGCATACCTCTACCTATGTAGATTTTATGGATCAATATATAGAAAAAATTGTCGAACGAGGTGAACAAATTTTTTACGTTTTTGAGGGCGAAGAAAAGCCAATTAACGTATTGCCAATCACTCTAAAATACCGCGAAGGCGAATCAATAAAAAGCGCAACGTTTAAGACCTATAGCACCCATCACGGGCCGGTAACACATATGCAAAATAAACAATGGATAACAACAAGAATTAATTGGGATCCGGTAAATGCGTTGCAACAATCTTTTGCCCGAACTAAAACCAAAAATCATGCTGAATTTAGAAATATGATGAATATGCGTACCAATTCGTCTAATAATACTGTGTATGCCGATAAGAAGGGCAACATAGCTTATTACCACGGTAACTTTGTACCCAAACGCAACCCTCTGTTTGACTATTCAAAACCAGTAAATGGTTCAAGTGTTATGACAGATTGGCAAGGCATTCATTCGGTTGATGAAACTATTACCATTCTCAATCCTGAGAATGGCTGGATCCAAAATGCAAATTCTACGCCCTTCACCGCTGCTGGCGAATATAGTCCGAAAAAAGAAAATTACCCTAGCTATATGGCCCCCGATCCTGAAAACTTTCGAGGAGTACATGCTGTACAAGTATTAACGGGACAAACAGACTTCACTCTAAATAAACTCATAGACCTAGCCTATGATCCCTACCTTCCTGCATTTGCTGTGTTAATTCCGAGTTTAATAGAGGCATACGATCAGTCTCGTCGTAAACCGATTGAATTAGAGCCCGCCATTGAGCAGTTACGAAACTGGGATTACAAAGTGACGGTGGACTCTATTGCTATGTCTTTAGCTCATTATTATGGTACTGAATTTGTAAAATCAGGGAAAAGACTGGATGACTTTAGTTTTATGCAAAAAATCGAATATTATGCCTTTGAAACCACTAGAGCCGAACGTTTAGGTATGTTTGCTAAAGCCGTAGAAAAGCTCACTTTAGATTTTGCTACATGGCAAATGCCTTGGGGCGAAATTAACCGACTGCAACGTTTAACTGGTGATATTAAAATAACTGTAGATGATGCAAAACCTAGCATCGCTATTGGGATGGCATCGGGTCAATGGGGAGCCCTAGCGGCTTTTGGCTCACGTAGCGAAAATGGCAATAAAAAATTATATGGCTACCGTGGGAATAGTTTTGTTGCTGCAGTCGAATTTACTGATAAGGTAACAGCTAAGTCACTCTTAGTGGGTGGTCAAAGTGGTGATCCTGTTTCGAAACACTTTGATGATCAAGCGAAACCTTATGCTGAACGGCAATTTAAAGATGTCGCATTTTATAAAGAAGATGTACTCAAGGTTGCCGAAAAAATATATTATCCAGGGCAAAACTAA
- a CDS encoding ABC transporter substrate-binding protein, whose product MQVNFLTYRFNTVFIILLTFLLNSTFAQAETIKVAVRWSKLPYINSDDNSGFELEIINEVFNKLGYQTKYSYSPYEDAIHMVKHGQADLALTLNNHSSVVPEFLSDVYITYQNVGLTLKRKNIKIKQIQDLSQLSIIGFQSANKALGKDFTDMVNSNSLYIEMADQRKQVELFLQGQVDAIILDINIFDYLSSELRGSNQLNNVDIHPLFPLNPYRAGFTDKLLKQKFNQELQKYLASSQYQTLKEKYKIKQISPLFSATN is encoded by the coding sequence ATGCAGGTTAATTTTCTAACTTATCGTTTTAATACTGTATTCATTATTTTATTGACCTTCTTATTAAACTCTACCTTTGCTCAAGCAGAAACGATTAAGGTAGCCGTTCGCTGGTCGAAATTACCTTATATTAACTCTGACGATAATTCTGGATTTGAATTAGAGATCATTAATGAAGTATTTAATAAACTCGGTTATCAAACTAAATATTCATATTCTCCCTATGAAGATGCCATTCATATGGTAAAGCATGGACAAGCAGACTTAGCTTTAACTCTCAATAACCATAGTTCAGTGGTTCCTGAATTTTTGAGTGATGTATATATTACTTATCAAAACGTAGGGCTTACTTTAAAAAGAAAAAACATTAAGATTAAACAAATACAAGACTTATCTCAACTATCCATAATTGGCTTTCAAAGCGCAAATAAAGCACTGGGTAAAGACTTCACTGACATGGTTAATTCCAACAGTTTATATATTGAAATGGCCGATCAAAGAAAACAAGTGGAACTGTTTTTACAAGGACAAGTCGACGCTATAATATTGGACATCAATATTTTCGATTATTTAAGCTCTGAACTACGAGGAAGTAATCAGCTTAACAATGTAGACATTCACCCATTATTCCCATTGAATCCTTATCGTGCAGGATTTACCGACAAGTTACTAAAGCAAAAATTTAATCAAGAGCTACAAAAGTACTTAGCTTCATCTCAATATCAAACGCTTAAAGAAAAATATAAAATTAAGCAAATATCCCCTTTGTTTTCTGCTACAAACTAA
- a CDS encoding Na(+)/H(+) antiporter subunit D, translated as MGFELFPPAFILLFAAVLIGLVKGHIRTFVLLIAPVLTLWAIWQVPDGVQSTIKFLSYTIEPIEGSPLRRLFATVFAIMVFVGGLYSFRIARWYELAAAYAYAAGAIGVCFAGDLITMFVYWELMAIFSTIVVFCGGTAGARAAGIRYAIMHLLGGVILQIGIVGVVINTGSVQIQPMLATDFSTWMILIGVLINAAAPPVSAWLADAYPEATPTGSVFLSAFTTKTAVLALILLFPGEPVLIGLGLFMVMYGIIFALLENDVRRILAYSVVNQVGFMVVAVGIGTEMALNGATAHAFAHIVYKALLFMSAGVVIYRTGKNKCIELGGLFRTMPLTCACGIIGALAISSFPLTSGFTTKSMISQAAVDMNLVWVYMALTAASAGVFLHAGIKFPWFVFFQKDSGLRPKDAPWNMGLAMVIFAGLCILLGVFPELIYNLLPYPVDYVPYSMGKVLFYLQLLLFSGLAFFVLLPLMKRTMTISLDTDWLWRRAGYSLLKVIERLFSSIAAVIAKQRVRLQQFMHSIAVKYLGQPHTADSKERGMFARSWPVGTTALWIAGLLSAYVLLYYL; from the coding sequence ATGGGGTTTGAATTATTCCCACCGGCGTTTATCTTGTTATTCGCTGCTGTACTGATTGGCTTAGTAAAAGGCCATATACGCACATTTGTTTTATTGATAGCACCGGTATTAACCTTATGGGCCATATGGCAAGTTCCTGATGGCGTACAAAGTACCATTAAGTTTCTTTCCTACACTATCGAGCCAATCGAAGGAAGTCCACTAAGGCGTCTATTTGCCACTGTGTTTGCCATCATGGTGTTTGTGGGAGGCCTGTACTCTTTTCGTATCGCACGCTGGTATGAACTAGCGGCGGCATATGCTTATGCAGCTGGGGCAATTGGAGTCTGTTTTGCCGGTGATCTTATTACCATGTTCGTCTATTGGGAATTGATGGCAATATTTTCTACGATAGTAGTATTTTGTGGTGGCACCGCAGGCGCAAGAGCCGCAGGAATACGTTATGCCATCATGCATCTTCTAGGTGGTGTAATACTACAAATTGGTATTGTTGGAGTGGTCATTAATACTGGCTCTGTACAAATACAACCTATGCTGGCAACTGATTTTAGTACTTGGATGATATTGATTGGCGTGTTAATCAATGCTGCCGCACCACCTGTATCAGCTTGGTTGGCAGATGCTTACCCAGAAGCTACGCCAACGGGTTCTGTGTTTCTATCAGCATTTACCACCAAGACGGCTGTTTTAGCACTTATATTATTATTCCCTGGCGAACCTGTATTGATAGGCCTAGGTCTGTTTATGGTGATGTATGGAATTATCTTTGCTTTACTAGAAAATGATGTACGACGAATTCTTGCATATTCTGTGGTTAACCAAGTGGGTTTCATGGTGGTTGCTGTGGGTATTGGCACCGAAATGGCACTCAACGGTGCAACGGCACATGCCTTTGCGCACATTGTTTACAAAGCCTTGTTGTTTATGAGTGCAGGTGTTGTTATTTATCGCACCGGAAAAAATAAATGTATTGAACTAGGCGGCTTATTTAGAACCATGCCGTTAACCTGTGCTTGCGGTATTATTGGCGCTCTGGCTATTTCTAGTTTTCCTCTGACCTCTGGTTTCACGACAAAAAGCATGATTTCTCAAGCCGCTGTCGACATGAACTTAGTCTGGGTATACATGGCATTAACTGCCGCTTCTGCCGGTGTATTTCTTCATGCTGGTATTAAATTCCCATGGTTTGTGTTTTTTCAAAAAGACTCAGGTTTACGGCCCAAAGATGCGCCATGGAATATGGGCTTAGCAATGGTTATATTTGCCGGTTTATGTATTTTACTTGGGGTTTTTCCTGAACTAATTTATAACTTGTTGCCTTACCCAGTAGATTATGTGCCTTATTCTATGGGCAAAGTCTTGTTCTATTTACAATTATTATTATTTTCAGGCCTAGCCTTCTTTGTACTCTTACCTCTAATGAAACGGACCATGACTATCAGTTTGGATACTGATTGGTTGTGGCGACGTGCTGGTTATTCTTTACTCAAAGTTATCGAGCGATTGTTCAGCTCTATTGCTGCAGTGATTGCCAAACAAAGAGTGCGTTTACAGCAATTTATGCATAGCATAGCTGTTAAGTATTTAGGGCAACCCCATACTGCTGACAGTAAAGAACGGGGTATGTTTGCTCGTTCTTGGCCTGTGGGCACCACTGCTTTGTGGATAGCGGGATTGCTATCGGCTTATGTGCTGCTGTATTACTTATAG